The genomic DNA TCTGTGCCGCCACATCTTTGAAGTGGTTGCTAGGCGACGACGAGGACCTGGACTCACTGCTGGGAAACCTGTGACTGGTACCTGACGTCCGCAAGGTGCGGGAGTTTGTGGAGTCTGAAAAGGTGCTGGACAAGTCTTCCGTCCTCACCCAGGACGCGTCTAAACAGTCCTCCACCTCCTCGCCTATTGACAGGTGCTCTGACACCTGGCTACTGATGACGTCATCGCCCACCTCCTTTCTGCTGGCGCTCTCAAAGTCGCTTTCGTAGTCCGCCGCTCGCTGGCCGCTCGGCGAAGTAGGAAGCGGGCCCGCATGCTCGCCCTCCGCCTGGTGGCTCTGAAGGACGCACAGCAACGGCGTTAACATGACGAGACCTCCTTCCAGTGGCATGTTCTCCGAGGCGGCACCTGGGCTCCTTCAGTGGCCGGCTCAAGATCGTCTAATGTCATCACATTGATCTCAAAGTCGGCTGTAGAAAAAGGACAATGCAACATtaagggcgtgtgtgtgtgtgtgtgtgtgtgtgtgtgtgtgtgtgtgtgtgtgtgtgtgtgtgtgtctcacatTGGGACGAGACCGAGCTGGCCTCACTGGGGGGGACGTCCGCCTTGGATCCAACAGGAAAGAGTTCTTCCAGAGAGAGGATCTCCTCCGGAGCCGACCTGGAGGAGTCCGAGCGTGTTGGACTTGGGGAGGGGAGGAGGCGGACCTCCAATGTTGGTCTTCTCAGAGGAGGAGAGCTGGATGATGGACTGCCTCCAGAGTGGGGAGGAGACGGGGAGACAGACTTCAGGTCTCTTCTGGTCAGCGTCTGTTGGAAAAAAGGAAAGTGACAAAAAGTTTTGAAGGCAAACAGGAATAAACACTACCAGGCCTGCTCTGCTCCTGAAGGAAGAGCTGATCCACTTCTCGTCCGGTGGACAGTCCTCCACATGGTTCTTCACATCCTCATCACTTTTCTCAGTCTGAGGTGAGCTCTCTGGGGGTGAGGATCCACCACCTTCATGCGAGTCCTCTGGAGGTCCAATTGGTCTTTTCTTCACTTCGCCTTGACTGCTGGGCGGTGACCCGGAGGACACAGGAGCTACCTCTTGGCCATCAGAGGGCGAGGAAAGGTCCACATCAGAACTTGGACTATGGATCTGGTCCAGAGGTTCTGGCTCTTGGTG from Entelurus aequoreus isolate RoL-2023_Sb linkage group LG27, RoL_Eaeq_v1.1, whole genome shotgun sequence includes the following:
- the lg27h19orf44 gene encoding uncharacterized protein C19orf44 homolog isoform X2, encoding MWRRGGRSEALERAQALLWAKSSRAADANSRHAAPDSHQAMSDLSDVSQVSSPSEVRGATGPEMSQQVEASRPQSPVGGGSRFLKRPPPPPSSQSPVRQQSHDDRLLSKSQTSALRKLAQIESQFYSRHQEPEPLDQIHSPSSDVDLSSPSDGQEVAPVSSGSPPSSQGEVKKRPIGPPEDSHEGGGSSPPESSPQTEKSDEDVKNHVEDCPPDEKWISSSFRSRAGLTLTRRDLKSVSPSPPHSGGSPSSSSPPLRRPTLEVRLLPSPSPTRSDSSRSAPEEILSLEELFPVGSKADVPPSEASSVSSQSDFEINVMTLDDLEPATEGAQSHQAEGEHAGPLPTSPSGQRAADYESDFESASRKEVGDDVISSQVSEHLSIGEEVEDCLDASWVRTEDLSSTFSDSTNSRTLRTSGTSHRFPSSESRSSSSPSNHFKDVAAQTDAHTLWFPGPAVGVAYSSPSTAPPEGVRPDMLTFNNMLRQQLAMTRRFIESSRHQHASLLQSLGPPSYRYATLEDTVQYIRDHTQPE
- the lg27h19orf44 gene encoding uncharacterized protein C19orf44 homolog isoform X3, coding for MWRRGGRSEALERAQALLWAKSSRAADANSRHAAPDSHQAMSDLSDVSQASRPQSPVGGGSRFLKRPPPPPSSQSPVRQQSHDDRLLSKSQTSALRKLAQIESQFYSRHQEPEPLDQIHSPSSDVDLSSPSDGQEVAPVSSGSPPSSQGEVKKRPIGPPEDSHEGGGSSPPESSPQTEKSDEDVKNHVEDCPPDEKWISSSFRSRAGLTLTRRDLKSVSPSPPHSGGSPSSSSPPLRRPTLEVRLLPSPSPTRSDSSRSAPEEILSLEELFPVGSKADVPPSEASSVSSQSDFEINVMTLDDLEPATEGAQSHQAEGEHAGPLPTSPSGQRAADYESDFESASRKEVGDDVISSQVSEHLSIGEEVEDCLDASWVRTEDLSSTFSDSTNSRTLRTSGTSHRFPSSESRSSSSPSNHFKDVAAQTDAHTLWFPGPAVGVAYSSPSTAPPEGVRPDMLTFNNMLRQQLAMTRRFIESSRHQHASLLQSLGPPSYRYATLEDTVQVTHSPKQGVAVFLHGPDKMSSCFPS
- the lg27h19orf44 gene encoding uncharacterized protein C19orf44 homolog isoform X1, with translation MWRRGGRSEALERAQALLWAKSSRAADANSRHAAPDSHQAMSDLSDVSQVSSPSEVRGATGPEMSQQVEASRPQSPVGGGSRFLKRPPPPPSSQSPVRQQSHDDRLLSKSQTSALRKLAQIESQFYSRHQEPEPLDQIHSPSSDVDLSSPSDGQEVAPVSSGSPPSSQGEVKKRPIGPPEDSHEGGGSSPPESSPQTEKSDEDVKNHVEDCPPDEKWISSSFRSRAGLTLTRRDLKSVSPSPPHSGGSPSSSSPPLRRPTLEVRLLPSPSPTRSDSSRSAPEEILSLEELFPVGSKADVPPSEASSVSSQSDFEINVMTLDDLEPATEGAQSHQAEGEHAGPLPTSPSGQRAADYESDFESASRKEVGDDVISSQVSEHLSIGEEVEDCLDASWVRTEDLSSTFSDSTNSRTLRTSGTSHRFPSSESRSSSSPSNHFKDVAAQTDAHTLWFPGPAVGVAYSSPSTAPPEGVRPDMLTFNNMLRQQLAMTRRFIESSRHQHASLLQSLGPPSYRYATLEDTVQVTHSPKQGVAVFLHGPDKMSSCFPS